From Solwaraspora sp. WMMD1047, the proteins below share one genomic window:
- a CDS encoding ATP-binding cassette domain-containing protein — protein MIRTVSAAETAPTTYAFPIQARRLRLRAGLRTAVDGLDLALGDGVHGLLGPNGAGKTTLLRALATLVRPTGGELEILGEAVHAGGGGDLRAVRLGLGYLPQDFGYYRWYTLREFVEYVAWLREVPAGDIPDAAQRAIDRVDLAARAGSRLRSLSGGMLRRVGIAQAIVSEPRVLLLDEPTVGLDLEQRARALALLRDLGSDTCVVLATHLADDVAGACTDVALLDGGRLAFQGTVAELTAAAGDADPDLHPGGNDVERGYAVLLRRHRAVGGQG, from the coding sequence ATGATCCGGACGGTCAGCGCGGCGGAAACCGCGCCGACGACGTACGCCTTCCCCATCCAGGCCCGGCGGCTGCGGCTGCGGGCCGGGCTGCGGACCGCCGTCGACGGCCTCGACCTGGCGCTCGGCGACGGCGTACACGGGTTGCTCGGTCCGAACGGTGCCGGCAAGACGACCCTGCTGCGGGCGCTCGCGACGCTGGTCCGGCCGACCGGCGGGGAGTTGGAGATCCTCGGCGAGGCGGTGCACGCCGGCGGCGGCGGGGACCTGCGGGCGGTCCGGCTGGGTCTGGGCTACCTGCCGCAGGACTTCGGCTACTACCGCTGGTACACCCTGCGGGAGTTCGTCGAGTACGTCGCCTGGCTGCGAGAGGTGCCGGCGGGTGACATTCCGGACGCGGCGCAGCGGGCCATCGACCGGGTCGACCTGGCCGCCCGGGCCGGCAGCCGGCTGCGGTCGCTCTCCGGCGGGATGCTGCGTAGGGTCGGCATCGCCCAGGCCATCGTCAGCGAGCCCCGGGTGCTGCTGCTCGACGAACCCACCGTCGGCCTCGACCTGGAGCAGCGGGCCCGCGCCCTGGCGCTGCTGCGCGACCTCGGCTCCGACACCTGCGTGGTGCTCGCCACCCACCTGGCCGACGACGTCGCCGGCGCCTGCACGGACGTGGCGCTGCTCGACGGGGGCCGGCTGGCGTTCCAGGGCACGGTGGCGGAGCTGACGGCCGCCGCCGGCGACGCCGACCCGGACCTGCACCCGGGCGGCAACGACGTGGAACGCGGGTACGCGGTGCTGCTGCGCCGCCACCGCGCGGTGGGCGGTCAGGGATGA
- a CDS encoding zf-HC2 domain-containing protein, whose protein sequence is MTTPTIHPAPAVLDRYAEGLDLPADALWAVETHLEGCAKCRGRLAADTAEVAALVDQVWARVAPVVAAEPPARRRRWPLLARWAAPTSLPWLAMTVLVPLAAMLMDLAAGGSGPTRPSLLLLVAPVVPVLGVAASWSGRLDPTHALVASAARAGLGLVLRRTLAVLLLVLPPLAVAGAIVGTAPAAWLLPSLAFVAGTLALGAHVGIGRAATVLTTGWVAAVVAPSLLWSRTPVVLDPAGTPAWAVCAVLAGGAVVWWRDTFRRAGGLR, encoded by the coding sequence ATGACGACCCCGACCATCCACCCCGCCCCGGCGGTGCTCGACCGGTACGCGGAAGGCCTCGACCTGCCGGCCGACGCGCTCTGGGCGGTGGAGACCCATCTGGAGGGCTGCGCCAAATGCCGTGGCCGGCTGGCCGCCGACACCGCCGAGGTGGCGGCCCTGGTCGACCAGGTCTGGGCCCGGGTGGCGCCGGTGGTGGCCGCCGAGCCGCCGGCGCGGCGGCGCCGCTGGCCGCTGCTGGCCCGATGGGCCGCCCCCACCTCGCTGCCGTGGCTGGCGATGACCGTGCTCGTCCCGCTCGCCGCGATGCTGATGGACCTGGCCGCCGGCGGGTCCGGACCGACCCGGCCGTCGCTGCTGCTGCTGGTCGCGCCGGTGGTCCCCGTACTCGGGGTCGCTGCGTCCTGGAGCGGTCGGCTCGACCCGACCCACGCGCTGGTGGCCAGCGCCGCGCGGGCCGGGTTGGGGCTGGTGCTGCGGCGTACCCTCGCCGTTCTGTTGCTGGTCCTGCCGCCGTTGGCGGTGGCCGGCGCGATCGTCGGCACGGCACCGGCGGCCTGGCTGCTGCCCAGCCTGGCGTTCGTGGCCGGCACCCTCGCGCTCGGCGCCCACGTCGGGATCGGCCGGGCGGCGACCGTGCTGACCACCGGTTGGGTGGCCGCCGTGGTGGCGCCGAGCCTGCTCTGGTCGCGTACCCCGGTGGTGTTGGACCCGGCCGGGACCCCGGCCTGGGCGGTCTGCGCGGTGCTCGCCGGCGGCGCCGTCGTGTGGTGGCGGGACACCTTCCGACGGGCCGGCGGCCTGCGATGA
- a CDS encoding RNA polymerase sigma factor, with the protein MAEPDDEALLRRVARGDQAAFDAFYRRTAPWLAMRLRRRCADRELVAEVMQDAYLAVWRAAGSYVGTAGGGSAAGWLWTIAARRLVDRFRTRARQAPALSALPAGARPGSEPTVPAAEDEVVDQLLDDPVAGAVRDLAPELRAVVQAMVLDGLSVRQTSVLLGVAEGTVKTRARRARLLLREVLS; encoded by the coding sequence GTGGCGGAGCCGGACGATGAGGCGTTACTGCGCCGGGTCGCCCGCGGTGACCAGGCCGCGTTCGACGCCTTCTACCGCCGGACCGCGCCGTGGCTGGCGATGCGGTTGCGCCGCCGCTGCGCCGACCGGGAGCTGGTGGCCGAGGTGATGCAGGACGCATATCTCGCGGTGTGGCGGGCGGCCGGGTCGTACGTCGGTACCGCCGGAGGGGGCAGTGCCGCCGGCTGGCTCTGGACCATCGCCGCCCGGCGCCTGGTGGACCGGTTCCGCACCCGCGCCCGGCAGGCGCCCGCCCTTTCCGCGCTGCCGGCCGGCGCCCGACCCGGGTCCGAGCCGACCGTGCCGGCCGCCGAGGACGAGGTGGTCGACCAACTGCTCGACGACCCGGTCGCCGGCGCGGTCCGCGATCTCGCCCCGGAGCTGCGCGCCGTGGTGCAGGCGATGGTCCTGGACGGACTGTCGGTGCGGCAGACCTCGGTGCTGCTCGGCGTCGCCGAGGGCACCGTCAAGACCCGGGCCCGCCGGGCCCGGCTGCTGCTGCGCGAGGTGTTGTCATGA
- a CDS encoding trypsin-like serine protease gives MRIRLTLATVATALVGAFVAPSTAAAAPSEPQQIIGGSTVSSAPWAAAVFQNGSFACSGSIIASRWVLTARHCIGGTMSVRVGSVYRSSGGVTRTVSATYSRYDLGLLYLSSAVSTTYVTLASANPPVNSTNTIFGWGRTCSNCDASPQLKTASVRVTTTGSSDAYGGPAIQSTGVNGVAWRGDSGGPQFYNGQQVGVCSTGNGSTYQNYASVASSRSWIRSTSGV, from the coding sequence TTGCGCATTCGTCTCACCCTGGCCACCGTCGCGACCGCCCTCGTCGGCGCGTTCGTCGCCCCGTCCACCGCCGCCGCCGCGCCCTCGGAGCCGCAGCAGATCATCGGCGGCAGCACGGTCTCCTCCGCCCCGTGGGCGGCGGCCGTGTTCCAGAACGGCTCGTTCGCCTGCTCCGGCTCGATCATCGCGTCGCGCTGGGTACTGACCGCCCGGCACTGCATCGGCGGCACCATGTCGGTGCGGGTCGGCAGCGTCTACCGCTCCTCCGGCGGTGTCACCAGGACGGTCAGCGCCACCTACAGCCGCTACGACCTCGGCCTGCTCTACCTGAGCTCGGCGGTCTCCACCACGTACGTGACGCTGGCCAGCGCGAACCCGCCGGTGAACTCGACGAACACCATCTTCGGCTGGGGCCGCACCTGTAGCAACTGCGACGCGTCGCCGCAGCTCAAGACCGCCTCGGTCCGGGTGACCACGACGGGTTCGTCGGATGCGTACGGCGGGCCGGCGATCCAGAGCACCGGCGTGAACGGGGTCGCCTGGCGGGGCGACTCGGGCGGTCCGCAGTTCTACAACGGACAGCAGGTCGGCGTCTGCTCCACCGGCAACGGCTCGACGTACCAGAACTACGCCTCGGTCGCGTCCAGCCGGAGCTGGATCCGGTCCACCTCCGGCGTCTGA